Within the Erpetoichthys calabaricus chromosome 1, fErpCal1.3, whole genome shotgun sequence genome, the region AATGTAGAGTTTGCATCTTCTTATGAGCTTCACCCATGGATTttcaaatttctatctatctatctatctatctatctatctatctatctatctatctatctatctatctatctatctatctatctagtgttaaCAGATTGTGCGTACGCTTATATAGAAGTATGTGCGCGCGAGTACATCAATAAGGAGAGACTGAGCCGCGGCTTCAACTGaagcaatttaatttaaaaacggTAACAGGCGTATTCCTTGTCTAATAGAATAAAACCATCGCATTGCCAGTTATGTCGGACAGATTCCTTGAATATAGAGCACACTAACCTTCAACCAAATGCAAGATGTAACAGAGGAGACCTGTGGACCCCAGCCTTCATCAGGCAGTTTCCCTTGACATTTAACCTAATCGTTTTTTCCCTTAATAGAAAGAGAGGGAAAGTGCGTTTTCAAGACAAGTGTTACGATGGCATTATTAGCCGTATCATATTAAGAGACAAGGCgtgcatatatatttattcatagaGCAGGGAGGGGGGGAAAGCGCGTCTCGTCACGTCAGAGCACTCGGGGAGGGCAGAGCTGCTTAAAATGCTGTGAATGTGACTACCAGGAGTCCAGTCTACCACTATAAGCAAGGTGATGGGATAAGCGATTTGATTCAAGCGAGAAAATGTGACACGGCAAATGAAATGAACACAGCACTCAGTTCGACAGTTTAATAAAGAAGCTTGCCAACCCCATCCGTCAACAACgaagagaaaaacaaaggcaAAGATCGTTATATTCTACAAGTGACACAGTAAAATCTCGTGCATCGCAGTTaaggagagcgagagagagagagagaagggcaAAGAAGAAGCGTGGCTGAAGAGCGAGGCGTGGGCTAGTGCTAAAAAGCAACGTTTCCCCGTGGGAAAAGATGACAGTTGTGCCCGATGAAAATGTAGATGAAGCGGTGGCACTGACCGCCCTGCCCCAAGATGTCTATGATCCGGAGGCGGTGGACCAGGATTGCTGCGAACGTGTCATCATCAACATTTCGGGGCTGCGCTTTGAAACCCAGCTCAAGACGCTCGCCCAGTTTCCTAGCACTTTACTAGGAGATCCCCGCAAGAGAATACGTTTCTTTGATCCCTTGCGCAACGAATATTTCTTTGACAGAAATCGCCCCAGCTTCGATGCCATTCTCTATTATTATCAGTCAGGAGGGCGGCTCAGAAGACCGGTCAATGTACCTGTCGACATTTTCATGGAAGAGATAAAATTCTACCAGCTAGGGAACGAGGTAATTGAAAATTTTAAGGACGACGAAGGATTCATTAAAGAGGAGGAGCGCCCACTGCCAGAAAATGTATTTCAGCGTCAGGTTTGGTTGCTGTTCGAGTACCCGGAGAGCTCTGGACCAGCGAGGGGCATTGCAATAGTTTCTGTGCTCGTTATTTTGATATCGATTGTCATCTTCTGTATGGAGACGCTCCCAGAATTTCGAGAAGAAACCAGATTCTCAAATGAGCATCATGCCCACAACAGTACCGTCCGTGCCAGTTCAAACCCTTTTACTGACCCATTCTTTTTTGTCGAGACCCTTTGCATTATATGGTTTTCGTTTGAGCTACTGGTAAGGTTTTTTGCCTGTCCCAGTAAACCTGCCTTCTTCAAAAATGTCATGAACATCATCGATATTGTGGCTATCATCCCCTATTTTATCACCCTGGGCACGGAACTGGCAGAGCATCAGGGGAACGGCCAACAGGCGATGTCCTTGGCGATCTTGAGAGTTATCCGCCTGGTGCGCGTCTTTCGTATATTCAAGCTCTCCAGACATTCGAAGGGCTTGCAGATTCTAGGGAAAACTCTTCAAGCCAGCATGCGCGAGTTGGGactgttgatttttttcctttttatcggGGTTATCTTGTTTTCAAGCGCGGTGTATTTTGCGGAGACTGACGATCGGGATTCCCTGTTTACCAGCATTCCCGATGCTTTCTGGTGGGCAGTGGTGTCCATGACTACAGTTGGTTACGGGGATATGTATCCTGTAACAATCGGTGGTAAAATAGTTGGCTCACTGTGTGCCATCGCCGGTGTCTTAACCATTGCACTGCCAGTTCCTGTGATCGTCTccaattttaattacttttaccaCCGGGAAACAGAACACGAGGAGCAGTTACAATACAAACACGTTACCTGCGGGCAACAGCAGCCGTCTGTGGGAGAGATGAGAAAGAGCGACAGCCAGCCATCCCTGCACAAAGTAGACTGCTTGGAAGAAGAGGACATGGAGACAATCAAATACACCAACTGCACCCCCAGAAAAGCTTACACTGGCAAGCTCACGGACGTATGATAGACACCTGATCTTAGTCAAACGCCGCTGGCAATGAAGTCTCCTGTGTATTCTAAATTTTGCGCAGCCTCATTTCAGAGCACCGAGAATGCACAAAAGCTACGTATATtcttacatatacattatttttagcGTAGTCATTTTTGTTTCCAACGTTATATCCAAAGAAAGTCTTCCATTACACATATttcgaaagaaagaaagttatttGAAATCATTTGTCCTCGCTTGCCCGTGCTCATGTCCAGGTATGTCCAGGCGTTCACGCGCGACTGTTAAGAACTTGTttcattgaatgatgcaaaagcGACATCCGAGAGGCACAAGAAGAACTTAAGTGGGAGGCTTAAAAGGACCAAAAAGTAAGGGTTTTGTACTGCTGGAATAGTACAGGTGGAGCCTGTAGATAGGACTCTTTGTCAGCCCTCGTTTTACCCTTCACCTCGGCACGCTTACAAGTGCATCAAAGCTGCGCAATTCATTTTAGTCAAAGCAAGGTCACCCCTTCACAACGTGGTGGGCGGGGAGGGTATTGGGGGCACGATGGCTCTGTTGTGATTTTTTACAGCTCTGTCACGCATTGTGTTCCGTGGCGATCGCTCCAAAGGAGCCAAACACATCATTGTTTATGAGGAATTAAGTGTTAGATTCTTGTTACCATGCCATTGTCTTTAATAGTGGAAAAATTGCTTTGAACGTGCGCGCGCGTGCTTGTCATATGTTGGctgcaatatgaaaaaaaaaacaaaaacagctgtCTTTGTGGACGTGATGTGCAATGGACCAGTGAATCATCGCAACTGCCACATGAAACAAGGAGCGGGTCCCCCGCTTCTGACTCTCAGTGCTGTTTTTGTTAGACATATTAATCCAAAGGATGTGCCATTTAAACGATTTTATTTAACCCGTTTGTCTTCTTCCACGAAACCGCAATAGCCTTTTCTTTGTACTTGTGGTATTTTCAGGGGCCGTGCTAACCtcataatgcatttatttaaacccATTTTTTAAGACATGCGTGTTCGTGCACGCGGACGCATATCGTTTTGTTTACATTGCGAGAGGACTAAAATTGTTTATTAGTCCTGATTTACTCTCGCCCAAAGTTTAATTTCAGCAAGTGCCTGCAGAGGAGGGAGCGACGTCGACAGTATGAGGACGTAAAACGGAGATGGTTACTGCCATCATCATTTTCAATATCGATATTAAATGTGTTATCAATAAGACGTGGTTGAATCGTGTTATTGTATACTCAAGTCTGAACTGTAGCTTTGCAAACATGAAAATAATAGCCGATCTTAGTGCGCCACCTTGTGGAATTAAAGTATCCAAGCCGACTGtttgcaaaaatgtaaatttctgtACAGACTTCCAGAGTGTTCGTCTCATCTTTAGGAAAGCGGTACGAGTGCCGTATGGCAAAAACGACTTTTGACCAATTGATG harbors:
- the LOC114654555 gene encoding potassium voltage-gated channel subfamily A member 2; the encoded protein is MTVVPDENVDEAVALTALPQDVYDPEAVDQDCCERVIINISGLRFETQLKTLAQFPSTLLGDPRKRIRFFDPLRNEYFFDRNRPSFDAILYYYQSGGRLRRPVNVPVDIFMEEIKFYQLGNEVIENFKDDEGFIKEEERPLPENVFQRQVWLLFEYPESSGPARGIAIVSVLVILISIVIFCMETLPEFREETRFSNEHHAHNSTVRASSNPFTDPFFFVETLCIIWFSFELLVRFFACPSKPAFFKNVMNIIDIVAIIPYFITLGTELAEHQGNGQQAMSLAILRVIRLVRVFRIFKLSRHSKGLQILGKTLQASMRELGLLIFFLFIGVILFSSAVYFAETDDRDSLFTSIPDAFWWAVVSMTTVGYGDMYPVTIGGKIVGSLCAIAGVLTIALPVPVIVSNFNYFYHRETEHEEQLQYKHVTCGQQQPSVGEMRKSDSQPSLHKVDCLEEEDMETIKYTNCTPRKAYTGKLTDV